The sequence ATCGAGCTAAGAGGATGTTTGAAAAGTTATGGCAAGTCAGATTTTACGCCAATCGCCTCACCATAATCCGGATCATCGCCAGATAGATCAGAGTCTCTGAGGTCTGCGGAAGGTGTTCATAATCTTTGTTCAA is a genomic window of Timaviella obliquedivisa GSE-PSE-MK23-08B containing:
- a CDS encoding transposase, producing the protein LNKDYEHLPQTSETLIYLAMIRIMVRRLA